From Methanocella paludicola SANAE, a single genomic window includes:
- a CDS encoding NAD(P)/FAD-dependent oxidoreductase, which produces MAEETVYDVAIIGAGPAGLTAALYCGRANVSTVIFGDPFDSQLAKAGDVENYPGFESIHGIDLAEKFRKQLDKYKIEPVTNYVGRITRNGDLFVLSTDVGEFQSKSVIVSTGSKHRELNVPGEKEYLYRGVSYCAVCDGSFYKDKSVAMIGYGEQAASAAIYLAGLAKHVIVLTRKPDMESPMHAGQLKALDNVEVIGEAKILAIEGNEFAERIRFKENGGEEKSVRVDGIFIEGGVPNSVLANDLGLELDAKGNVAVERPDMETKVEGVFAAGDVTGGLHQISKAVGEGACAAVSAAIYIKKKFKAKK; this is translated from the coding sequence GAACGTGTCGACGGTGATATTCGGCGACCCGTTCGACTCCCAGCTCGCGAAGGCGGGCGACGTAGAGAACTATCCGGGATTCGAGTCCATACACGGCATCGATCTCGCCGAGAAGTTCCGTAAGCAGCTCGATAAGTATAAGATCGAGCCCGTAACGAACTACGTGGGCCGCATTACCCGAAATGGCGACCTTTTTGTATTATCCACCGACGTGGGCGAGTTCCAGAGCAAGTCGGTCATCGTATCCACCGGGTCGAAGCACCGTGAGCTGAACGTACCGGGCGAAAAGGAGTACCTTTACCGGGGAGTATCCTATTGCGCCGTGTGTGACGGCTCGTTCTATAAGGACAAGAGCGTCGCGATGATAGGCTACGGCGAGCAGGCGGCCAGCGCCGCCATTTACCTGGCGGGCCTGGCAAAGCACGTTATCGTCCTGACCCGCAAGCCCGACATGGAATCGCCCATGCACGCCGGGCAGCTAAAGGCCCTGGATAACGTCGAGGTCATCGGCGAAGCGAAGATCCTTGCCATCGAGGGCAACGAGTTCGCCGAGCGCATCCGGTTCAAGGAGAACGGCGGCGAGGAAAAGAGCGTCCGTGTCGACGGCATCTTCATCGAGGGCGGGGTCCCCAACTCGGTCCTGGCCAATGACCTGGGGCTGGAGCTCGACGCCAAAGGCAACGTCGCCGTGGAGCGCCCCGACATGGAGACGAAGGTCGAGGGAGTCTTCGCGGCGGGCGACGTGACTGGCGGCCTACACCAGATCTCCAAGGCCGTCGGAGAGGGGGCGTGCGCTGCCGTCAGCGCTGCCATCTACATCAAGAAAAAATTTAAGGCAAAAAAATGA